A single genomic interval of Methylobacterium bullatum harbors:
- the allS gene encoding HTH-type transcriptional activator AllS: MAVSLDQLQAFVAAAEAGSFSGAARVLRKAQSAVSTQVANLETDLGVALFSRAGRNPVLTPAGERLLPEARVVLDRREHLIGLASSLEQGVENRLVVAIDELYPEHALGALFADFARRFPFVELELLFPLMEDVSRMVQSGAADLGVMWRQEVLPTELGFQTIGWVPLKLVCGRDHPLAKARVEWEELKRHRQILVAARSDGPEKRRLRVAAEVWWVESHWVILEMVKHGIGWAFVTDHVIAASLTAPFLVTPDLQFDQGDWPIALELVWHKQRRCGPAAAWLRERFAAERVGTHSDEDRPS; this comes from the coding sequence ATGGCGGTCTCGCTGGACCAACTCCAGGCCTTCGTGGCAGCGGCCGAGGCTGGGTCCTTCTCGGGTGCCGCCCGCGTGCTGCGCAAGGCGCAGTCGGCCGTCAGCACGCAGGTCGCGAATCTGGAGACGGATCTCGGGGTGGCCTTGTTCAGCAGGGCGGGCCGGAACCCGGTGCTCACCCCGGCGGGGGAGCGGCTGCTGCCGGAAGCGCGCGTGGTGCTCGACCGGCGCGAACACCTGATCGGCCTGGCGAGCAGCCTGGAGCAGGGGGTGGAGAACCGGCTGGTCGTCGCCATCGACGAACTCTATCCCGAGCATGCGCTCGGCGCCCTCTTCGCCGATTTCGCCCGGCGCTTTCCCTTCGTCGAGCTGGAACTGCTCTTCCCGCTGATGGAGGATGTCAGCCGCATGGTGCAGTCCGGAGCCGCCGATCTGGGGGTGATGTGGCGCCAGGAGGTCCTGCCCACGGAGCTCGGCTTCCAGACCATCGGCTGGGTGCCCCTCAAGCTCGTCTGCGGTCGCGATCACCCGCTCGCGAAGGCACGGGTGGAGTGGGAGGAGTTGAAGCGCCATCGCCAGATCCTCGTGGCGGCGCGGAGCGACGGACCGGAGAAGCGCCGCCTGCGGGTGGCCGCCGAGGTGTGGTGGGTGGAGAGCCACTGGGTGATCCTCGAGATGGTCAAGCACGGGATCGGCTGGGCCTTCGTCACCGACCACGTCATTGCCGCATCTCTCACCGCGCCGTTCCTCGTCACACCGGACCTGCAGTTCGATCAGGGCGACTGGCCCATCGCCCTCGAGCTGGTCTGGCACAAGCAGCGACGCTGCGGCCCCGCCGCGGCATGGCTACGCGAGCGCTTCGCGGCGGAGAGGGTCGGCACCCACTCGGACGAGGACCGGCCAAGCTGA
- the rspR_5 gene encoding HTH-type transcriptional repressor RspR yields MDGIAEERGLLSDLIRNALTDEIAAGTLSAGTALDEQDLADRFGASRTPVREALRQLAFNGLVELRPRRGVVVTRMTPERIMDMFEATAEFEAMCVRLATYRMTPLERSHLMDLHARSEAMVEAGDVDAYDTLNRGFHEALYGATHNGFLLEQALALRTRLSGFRRTQLRHGERIRTSRAEHGEILAAIAEGDGDAAARRMRAHMLNAASAIGHYIAEHAGA; encoded by the coding sequence ATGGACGGCATCGCCGAGGAGCGGGGGCTACTTTCCGACCTGATCCGCAACGCCCTGACCGACGAGATCGCCGCCGGCACCCTGAGCGCGGGCACGGCCCTCGACGAACAGGATCTCGCCGACCGCTTCGGCGCCTCCCGGACGCCGGTGCGGGAGGCGTTGCGCCAGCTCGCCTTCAACGGGCTTGTGGAGTTGCGGCCGCGCCGGGGCGTCGTCGTCACCCGGATGACGCCGGAGCGGATCATGGACATGTTCGAGGCCACCGCCGAGTTCGAGGCAATGTGCGTGCGCCTCGCCACCTACCGGATGACGCCCCTCGAGCGCAGCCACCTCATGGACCTCCATGCCCGGTCGGAGGCGATGGTGGAGGCCGGCGACGTCGACGCCTACGACACGCTGAACCGCGGGTTCCACGAGGCCCTCTACGGCGCCACCCATAACGGCTTCCTGCTGGAACAGGCGCTCGCCTTGCGCACGCGGCTCTCGGGATTTCGCCGCACGCAGCTGCGCCATGGCGAGCGGATCAGGACCTCCCGCGCCGAGCACGGCGAGATCCTGGCCGCCATCGCGGAGGGCGACGGCGACGCCGCCGCGCGGCGGATGCGCGCCCACATGCTCAACGCCGCCAGCGCCATCGGCCATTACATCGCCGAACATGCCGGCGCGTGA
- the madA gene encoding Acetyl-S-ACP:malonate ACP transferase has protein sequence MADWRVQRKARDARIERGRAHAEGKVVSASAVVDLLEAVLLPGDRVCLEGDNQKQADCLARGLSACDPARVHDLHMVQSGIVLPEHLDIFEQGIARRLDYSYSGPQGARIARMLYGGQIALGAVHTYLELFARYFIDLTPNVALIAGVSADRDGNLYTGPNTEDTPTVVEATAFKNGVVIAQVNEIVERVPRVDIPGDRVDFVVEADRPFYVEPLFTRDPAAVTETQILMAMMAIKGIYAEYGIRRLNHGIGFGTAAIELLLPTFAERLGLKGKIATHWALNPHPSLIPAIESGWVEQIHCFGSEVGMDRYIRERPDVFFTGSDGSLRSNRAFCQTAGLYACDLFIGSTLQIDLQGNSSTVTTNRVAGFGGAPNMGSDPHGRRHPSDPWMKAGEEAGGTGDPALRRGRKLVVQLVETFGDKLVPAFVERLDALELARKLDLELAPVMVYADDVTHIVTEEGIANLLLCRTLDEREQAIRGVAGYTDVGRGRDRAMVESLRARKIIRRPEDLGIDPLDADRSLLAARSIKDLVHWSGGLYEPPAKFRNW, from the coding sequence ATGGCCGATTGGCGGGTACAGCGGAAGGCCAGGGACGCCCGGATCGAGCGCGGCCGCGCCCATGCCGAGGGCAAGGTCGTGTCCGCTTCGGCGGTGGTCGACCTGCTGGAGGCGGTGCTTTTGCCCGGCGATCGGGTCTGCCTCGAAGGCGACAACCAGAAACAGGCGGATTGTCTCGCGAGGGGCTTGAGCGCCTGCGACCCGGCACGGGTCCACGACCTGCACATGGTCCAGTCCGGCATCGTGCTGCCCGAGCATCTCGACATTTTCGAGCAGGGCATCGCCCGTCGCCTGGACTATTCCTATTCCGGGCCGCAGGGCGCGCGCATCGCCCGGATGCTCTATGGCGGGCAGATCGCGCTCGGTGCGGTGCACACCTATCTCGAACTCTTCGCGCGCTACTTCATCGACCTGACGCCCAACGTCGCCCTCATCGCAGGCGTCTCGGCGGACCGTGACGGCAACCTCTATACCGGCCCCAACACCGAGGACACGCCGACGGTGGTGGAGGCGACCGCCTTCAAGAACGGCGTCGTGATCGCGCAGGTGAACGAAATCGTCGAGCGGGTGCCCCGTGTCGACATCCCCGGCGACCGGGTGGATTTCGTGGTCGAGGCCGACCGGCCGTTCTACGTGGAGCCGCTCTTCACACGCGATCCGGCGGCGGTCACCGAGACGCAGATCCTGATGGCCATGATGGCGATCAAGGGCATCTACGCCGAATACGGCATCCGCCGGCTCAACCACGGCATCGGCTTCGGCACCGCCGCCATCGAGCTGCTGCTGCCGACCTTCGCCGAGCGGCTCGGTCTCAAGGGCAAGATCGCCACCCATTGGGCGCTCAACCCGCATCCGAGCCTGATCCCGGCCATCGAATCGGGCTGGGTCGAGCAGATCCATTGCTTCGGCTCGGAAGTCGGGATGGACCGCTACATCCGCGAGCGGCCGGACGTGTTCTTCACTGGCTCCGACGGCTCGCTCCGCTCCAACCGTGCCTTCTGCCAGACGGCGGGGCTCTATGCCTGCGATCTCTTCATCGGTTCGACCCTGCAGATCGATCTCCAGGGTAATTCCTCCACCGTCACCACCAACCGGGTGGCGGGGTTCGGCGGCGCGCCGAACATGGGCTCCGATCCCCATGGCAGGCGCCACCCCTCGGACCCCTGGATGAAGGCCGGCGAGGAGGCCGGCGGCACCGGCGATCCGGCGCTACGCCGGGGCCGCAAGCTCGTGGTGCAGCTGGTCGAGACCTTCGGCGATAAGCTCGTCCCTGCCTTCGTGGAGCGGCTCGACGCCCTCGAACTGGCGCGCAAGCTCGATCTCGAACTCGCCCCCGTCATGGTCTACGCCGACGACGTCACCCACATCGTCACGGAAGAGGGCATCGCCAACCTGCTCCTATGCCGGACGCTCGACGAGCGCGAGCAGGCGATCCGCGGGGTCGCCGGCTACACCGATGTCGGGCGCGGGCGCGACCGGGCCATGGTCGAGTCCCTGCGGGCGCGAAAAATCATCCGCCGGCCGGAGGATCTCGGCATCGATCCCCTCGACGCCGACCGTTCGCTCCTGGCGGCACGGTCGATCAAGGACCTCGTGCACTGGTCGGGCGGCCTCTACGAGCCGCCGGCCAAGTTCCGGAACTGGTGA
- the mdcC gene encoding Malonate decarboxylase acyl carrier protein — MEKLTFRHRTSKPLPGTKAHAITGVVASGNLEVLMERSLAPDECTVEIDTAINGYGSVWEAVVSDFVARRQPGGLRITINDGGARPDTVTLRLLQGARLMEAV; from the coding sequence ATGGAAAAGCTGACCTTCCGGCATCGGACGTCGAAGCCCCTGCCCGGCACGAAGGCCCATGCGATCACCGGCGTGGTCGCCTCGGGCAACCTCGAAGTGCTGATGGAGCGCAGCCTCGCGCCCGACGAATGCACCGTCGAGATCGATACCGCGATCAACGGCTACGGATCGGTCTGGGAGGCGGTGGTCTCCGACTTCGTGGCCCGCCGGCAGCCCGGCGGCCTGCGCATCACCATCAACGATGGCGGGGCACGGCCCGACACCGTGACCCTGCGCCTGCTCCAGGGCGCCCGGCTGATGGAGGCCGTGTGA
- the madC gene encoding Malonyl-S-ACP:biotin-protein carboxyltransferase MADC codes for MAMSPVSLSADPLDQSWYEASARARLDALVDPGSFEEFLGPEQRVMSPHLPAFDLPRAFDDGIVVGRGRLDGSLVLLAAQEGRFMGGAFGEVHGAKLVGLLRAGLAVKPTAVLILFDTGGVRLQEANAGETAIAEIMRAIADLRRAGVPVIGLIGGRAGCYGGGGLIAGTCSRLVVSEGGRISVSGPEVIETNKGAEEFDSRDRALVWRTMGGKHRRLIGGADAFADDTIRAFRDAAREQIGKAPAFDLATLEAEQARLEARLDRFGDARDATEIWSRLGVNDPAAVPGLDTDRFDALLARLPEGPHDAR; via the coding sequence ATGGCGATGAGCCCCGTCTCCCTCTCCGCCGATCCCCTCGACCAGAGCTGGTACGAGGCCAGCGCCCGCGCCCGCCTCGACGCTCTCGTCGATCCCGGTTCGTTCGAGGAGTTCCTCGGCCCCGAACAGCGGGTGATGAGTCCGCACCTGCCCGCCTTCGACCTGCCGCGCGCCTTCGACGACGGCATCGTGGTGGGACGCGGGCGCCTCGACGGTTCGCTCGTCCTCCTGGCCGCGCAGGAGGGTCGCTTCATGGGCGGGGCCTTCGGCGAGGTCCATGGCGCCAAGCTCGTCGGGCTGCTGCGGGCGGGCCTCGCGGTGAAGCCGACGGCGGTGCTGATCCTGTTCGATACCGGCGGCGTCCGGCTGCAGGAGGCCAATGCCGGCGAGACCGCCATCGCGGAGATCATGCGGGCCATCGCCGATCTGCGCCGGGCCGGCGTGCCGGTGATCGGGCTGATCGGCGGGCGGGCCGGCTGCTACGGCGGCGGCGGCCTCATCGCCGGTACGTGTTCGCGGCTCGTGGTCTCGGAGGGCGGACGCATCAGCGTCTCCGGCCCGGAGGTGATCGAGACCAACAAGGGCGCGGAGGAGTTCGATTCCCGCGACCGGGCGCTGGTCTGGCGCACCATGGGCGGAAAGCACCGCCGCCTCATCGGCGGAGCGGACGCTTTCGCGGACGATACGATTCGCGCGTTTCGCGATGCCGCCCGTGAACAGATCGGCAAGGCGCCGGCCTTCGACCTCGCCACCCTGGAGGCCGAACAGGCCCGCCTCGAAGCCCGCCTCGACCGGTTCGGCGACGCCCGCGACGCCACCGAGATCTGGAGCCGCCTCGGCGTGAACGATCCGGCCGCCGTGCCGGGCTTGGACACGGACCGGTTCGACGCCCTTCTCGCCCGCCTGCCGGAGGGGCCCCATGACGCTCGCTGA
- the madD gene encoding Malonyl-S-ACP:biotin-protein carboxyltransferase MADD, producing the protein MTLAEILHSLFPDGHGVEVVDGLIGGDGPFGAGRLAVVGIDGNTPLGIEGACLLAGRVLDVVRRGGGTPILVVVDSDSQRMSRRDELLGLNEYLAHLAKALLLADASGHPTIGLVYGHTAAGAFIATALATRVLAALPGAHPSVMDLASVARVTKLPLDRLEEMAASTSVFAPGLDNMVKTGAVHAVLDPSAPLGPQIESLIAGSSTTDGRDALGQERGGRLMARDIAGRVVRAATGDVAPRD; encoded by the coding sequence ATGACGCTCGCTGAGATCCTACATTCGCTCTTCCCCGACGGGCATGGCGTCGAGGTCGTGGACGGCCTCATCGGCGGCGACGGGCCTTTTGGAGCGGGCCGTCTCGCTGTGGTCGGGATCGACGGCAACACCCCGCTCGGGATCGAGGGGGCCTGTCTCCTCGCCGGGCGCGTTCTCGACGTGGTGCGCCGGGGCGGCGGGACGCCGATCCTCGTGGTCGTGGATTCCGACAGCCAGCGCATGAGCCGGCGCGACGAGTTGCTCGGCCTCAACGAATATCTCGCCCATCTCGCCAAGGCGCTGCTCCTCGCCGATGCGAGCGGCCATCCCACCATCGGCCTCGTCTACGGGCACACGGCGGCAGGCGCGTTCATCGCCACCGCTCTCGCGACGCGGGTGCTCGCCGCCCTGCCCGGCGCCCATCCGAGCGTGATGGACCTCGCCTCGGTGGCCCGCGTCACCAAGCTCCCCCTCGACCGGCTGGAAGAGATGGCGGCATCCACCTCCGTCTTCGCGCCGGGCCTCGACAACATGGTGAAAACCGGGGCGGTCCACGCGGTGCTCGATCCGTCGGCACCGCTCGGCCCCCAGATCGAATCCCTCATCGCCGGGAGTTCCACAACGGATGGCCGCGATGCCCTCGGCCAGGAGCGCGGCGGGCGGCTCATGGCCCGTGACATCGCCGGGCGTGTGGTGCGGGCGGCGACGGGCGACGTGGCGCCCCGTGACTGA
- the mdcG gene encoding Phosphoribosyl-dephospho-CoA transferase, with translation MTEDEASDLARHDLLRVDPESWARLLAGRPDLDGVPHLAEWARRGWPVITRRRDPGERTDHIAAGLPLPPSAGKRRIGLAVPVSAASRLAPVSLERARAAAPEGWRPVVDEVLALGREHRLVPHVFGSLLWQEQTGLPYLGAGSDLDLLWPVTGPIAPALLAGLAAIEADAPMRLDGEIVLPDGAGINWREWHGAEPGTAVLAKGMERLELRTVIIDRDGRTACMGAQA, from the coding sequence GTGACTGAGGACGAGGCGTCGGATCTCGCCCGCCACGACCTCCTGCGTGTCGATCCGGAATCCTGGGCGCGCCTCCTCGCCGGGCGCCCGGATCTCGACGGCGTTCCCCATCTCGCCGAATGGGCCCGTCGCGGCTGGCCGGTCATCACCCGCCGCCGCGATCCCGGCGAGCGGACGGACCACATCGCCGCCGGCCTGCCGCTGCCGCCGTCCGCCGGCAAGCGCCGCATCGGCCTCGCCGTCCCGGTCTCCGCCGCGAGCCGGCTCGCGCCGGTCAGCCTGGAGCGTGCACGCGCGGCCGCGCCGGAGGGGTGGCGGCCGGTCGTCGACGAGGTGCTGGCCCTCGGGCGCGAGCACCGCCTCGTGCCGCATGTGTTCGGAAGCCTGCTGTGGCAGGAACAGACCGGGCTCCCCTATCTCGGGGCCGGTTCCGATCTCGACCTGCTCTGGCCGGTGACCGGACCCATCGCCCCTGCCCTGCTTGCCGGCCTCGCGGCGATCGAGGCCGACGCGCCGATGCGCCTCGATGGCGAGATCGTCCTGCCCGATGGGGCCGGCATCAACTGGCGCGAATGGCATGGGGCCGAGCCCGGCACGGCGGTTCTGGCCAAGGGGATGGAGCGGTTGGAGCTTCGGACGGTCATCATCGATCGCGACGGCCGGACCGCCTGCATGGGGGCGCAGGCATGA
- the citG_2 gene encoding 2-(5''-triphosphoribosyl)-3'-dephosphocoenzyme-A synthase, translated as MSERIRPTTVGQTYRTIPDSVDPCASDACAAFHSVDKAGNGRGRASPSPLRGGGPARAKSGPDVLSRGASRHIAGLAAESLRRELETYPKPGLVSHVDSGSHADMDAGTFRRSAEALEPFFGALAQAGADGAAMPLLRRIGLDAEAAMRAATGGVNTHRGAIFGLGLLTAAAGALPYPPSAGALGQCVKTRYGHAILAGPVLLHAPGAAARRRYGIGGAPAEAAAGFSTLYRVGLHALRRARGLRPGDEEAARVETCFALIAHLEDTNLLHRGGEAGYAFARATATAFLAEGGIARDDWRARAAAIHRAFVARNLSPGGSADLLAMTLFVDGLETA; from the coding sequence ATGAGCGAGCGTATCCGTCCCACGACGGTTGGTCAGACGTACCGGACCATCCCCGACAGCGTCGATCCCTGTGCGTCGGACGCGTGCGCTGCGTTCCATTCGGTGGACAAGGCGGGCAACGGCCGTGGCCGCGCGTCACCCTCCCCCCTCCGCGGGGGAGGGCCGGCGCGTGCCAAATCCGGACCGGACGTCCTTTCAAGAGGCGCGTCACGCCACATCGCCGGCCTCGCGGCCGAGTCCCTGCGGCGTGAACTCGAGACCTATCCGAAGCCCGGCCTCGTCAGTCATGTCGACAGCGGCAGCCATGCGGACATGGATGCGGGTACGTTCCGGCGCAGCGCCGAGGCGCTGGAGCCGTTCTTCGGCGCCCTGGCCCAGGCGGGCGCCGACGGGGCCGCCATGCCGCTTCTCCGCCGGATCGGCCTCGATGCCGAGGCGGCGATGCGGGCCGCGACGGGGGGCGTGAACACCCATCGGGGCGCGATCTTCGGATTGGGTTTGCTCACGGCCGCCGCCGGCGCCCTGCCTTACCCTCCGTCGGCCGGTGCCCTCGGCCAATGCGTGAAGACCCGCTACGGCCATGCGATCCTGGCCGGACCCGTCCTGCTCCATGCGCCGGGCGCGGCGGCGCGGCGGCGCTACGGGATCGGCGGAGCGCCCGCCGAGGCGGCGGCCGGATTTTCGACCCTCTACCGGGTCGGGCTCCACGCCCTGCGCCGGGCGCGAGGGCTGCGGCCGGGCGACGAGGAGGCCGCCCGCGTCGAGACCTGCTTTGCCCTGATCGCCCATCTCGAGGATACCAACCTGCTCCATCGCGGCGGCGAGGCGGGCTATGCTTTCGCCCGCGCCACGGCCACGGCCTTCCTTGCCGAAGGAGGCATCGCGCGGGACGATTGGCGGGCGCGGGCGGCGGCCATCCATCGGGCTTTCGTCGCCCGTAATCTCAGCCCTGGCGGAAGTGCCGACCTCCTTGCCATGACCCTATTCGTCGATGGACTGGAAACGGCATGA
- the fabD_2 gene encoding Malonyl CoA-acyl carrier protein transacylase, translating to MSLAVLLSGQGGQNPAMFDLVADHPAAQDVFAAATPLLGADPRDLARAGGPALHGNRTGQILCCVAGLAVWTVLRERNPGRVVLAGYSIGDLAAWGCAGRFSPASILHLAAARAEAMDEASGPGYGLAGLRGLSRARVAALVEEHGCHLAILNAADSVVAGGAVADLESLCARALASGAARAVVLPVHTPSHTPLLAAASARFRADLARAEILTPSRLGPSPPPRLLSGLDGAPVFDAARGLDKLAEAISRTIDWAACLDGIREAGARAVLELGPGHALATMARDVMPGAAVHAVSDFRSLSGLTDWLAAQDCVG from the coding sequence ATGAGTCTCGCGGTCCTGCTCTCGGGCCAGGGCGGCCAGAATCCCGCCATGTTCGATCTCGTGGCCGATCATCCCGCCGCTCAGGACGTCTTCGCCGCGGCAACACCCCTCCTCGGCGCCGACCCTCGCGACCTCGCCCGGGCGGGCGGCCCTGCCCTGCACGGGAACCGCACCGGACAGATCCTGTGCTGCGTCGCCGGCCTAGCCGTTTGGACCGTCCTGCGGGAGAGGAATCCCGGCCGGGTGGTCCTCGCCGGCTACAGCATCGGCGATCTCGCCGCCTGGGGCTGCGCGGGACGGTTCTCGCCCGCCTCGATCCTGCATCTGGCCGCCGCGCGAGCCGAGGCGATGGATGAGGCCAGCGGGCCGGGCTACGGGCTTGCCGGCCTTCGCGGCCTGTCGCGCGCGCGGGTCGCGGCCCTGGTCGAGGAGCATGGCTGCCATCTCGCCATCCTCAACGCCGCCGACAGCGTGGTCGCCGGCGGGGCGGTGGCCGATCTGGAATCGCTCTGTGCTCGGGCTCTCGCCTCGGGGGCGGCGCGGGCCGTGGTTCTGCCGGTCCATACACCCTCGCACACGCCGCTCCTGGCGGCGGCCAGCGCGCGGTTTCGCGCGGATCTGGCGCGGGCCGAAATCCTGACGCCGTCTCGTCTCGGCCCGTCGCCGCCCCCTCGCCTCCTCAGCGGCCTCGACGGCGCCCCGGTCTTCGATGCCGCCCGGGGCCTCGACAAGCTGGCCGAAGCGATCTCGCGGACCATCGACTGGGCGGCCTGCCTCGACGGTATCCGCGAGGCCGGGGCGCGGGCCGTCCTCGAACTCGGCCCCGGCCATGCCCTGGCGACCATGGCGCGGGACGTCATGCCGGGCGCGGCCGTCCATGCCGTCTCCGATTTCCGCTCCCTGTCCGGGCTCACGGACTGGCTCGCGGCGCAAGACTGCGTGGGCTGA
- the comC gene encoding (2R)-3-sulfolactate dehydrogenase (NADP(+)) has product MPVLRLDAAHRLATDTLVRCGTAPNQAESVARALVAAEADGLRTHGLMRLLAYGEQVRAGKVIGDAVVTSTRPKPGLLAIDAAHGFAYPALDTAIALLPEIAREQGIAAAAIRRSHHCGAAGRPVEALAERGLVAILFANAPASMAPWGGTRPVFGTNPIAFACPLPGAEPVIVDLSLSKVARGNIITAKQRGEAIPEGWALDAEGNPTTDPVAALAGTMVPLGDAKGTALALMVELLAAGLTGARFASEATSFLDAEGEPPATGQLILAIDATAFAGNALERFAVMARSVAEQDGARLPGTRRFAARARAAEGGITLSDTLLAEIERL; this is encoded by the coding sequence ATGCCGGTCCTTCGCCTCGACGCCGCCCATCGCCTCGCCACGGACACCCTGGTCCGCTGCGGAACTGCGCCCAACCAGGCCGAGAGCGTCGCCCGCGCCCTCGTCGCGGCGGAGGCCGACGGGCTGCGGACCCACGGCCTCATGCGGCTGCTGGCCTATGGCGAGCAGGTGCGGGCGGGCAAGGTCATCGGCGACGCCGTCGTCACCAGCACGCGGCCGAAACCGGGACTGCTCGCCATCGATGCGGCCCACGGCTTCGCCTATCCGGCCCTCGACACGGCCATCGCCCTGCTGCCGGAAATCGCCCGCGAACAGGGGATCGCCGCCGCCGCCATCCGCCGCTCGCACCATTGCGGGGCCGCGGGCCGGCCGGTGGAGGCTCTGGCCGAACGGGGTCTCGTCGCCATCCTGTTCGCCAACGCCCCCGCCTCCATGGCGCCCTGGGGCGGAACCCGGCCGGTCTTCGGCACCAACCCCATCGCCTTCGCCTGCCCGTTGCCGGGGGCGGAGCCGGTCATCGTCGATCTCTCCCTGTCGAAGGTGGCGCGGGGCAACATCATCACCGCCAAGCAGCGCGGCGAGGCGATCCCTGAGGGCTGGGCCCTCGACGCGGAGGGCAACCCGACCACGGACCCCGTCGCGGCGCTCGCCGGCACCATGGTGCCGTTGGGCGACGCCAAGGGCACGGCCCTCGCCCTGATGGTGGAACTGCTCGCCGCCGGCCTCACCGGAGCGCGTTTCGCCAGCGAGGCCACGTCCTTCCTCGATGCCGAGGGCGAGCCTCCCGCCACCGGCCAGCTCATCCTCGCCATCGACGCCACGGCCTTTGCCGGCAATGCCCTGGAGCGCTTCGCCGTGATGGCCCGCTCGGTGGCGGAACAGGACGGCGCGCGGCTGCCCGGAACGCGCCGCTTCGCCGCCCGCGCCCGTGCCGCCGAGGGGGGGATCACCCTCTCCGACACGCTGCTGGCGGAGATCGAGCGGCTGTGA
- a CDS encoding putative zinc-binding alcohol dehydrogenase, which produces MKALCWHGKGDIRCDTVPDPRIEDARDVIIKVTSCAICGSDLHLMDGQMPTMESGDVLGHEFMGEVVEVGQGFTKFKKGDRIVVPFNINCGECRQCKLGNWSVCQRSNRNAEMAAAQFGYTTAGLFGYSHLTGGYAGGQAEYVRVPMADVGPMLAPEGIDDESLLFLTDILPTGWQGAEHCEIKGGEIIAIWGAGPVGLFAIQSAKIMGAERIIAIETVPERIELARKYGATDIIDFMKEDVFERIKEISKGEGADGVIDCVGMEASAGHGVASIVNTIQEKLTSTQRPYALMEAIKAVRPCGIVSVPGVYGGPIPVNMGSIVQKGLTMKSGQTHVKRYLETLTKLIQEGKIDMTSMITHRSTNLADGPDLYKTFRDKKDGCVKVVFHPN; this is translated from the coding sequence ATGAAAGCACTGTGTTGGCACGGCAAGGGTGACATCCGCTGCGATACGGTGCCCGATCCCCGGATCGAGGATGCGCGCGACGTCATCATCAAGGTGACGTCCTGCGCCATCTGCGGCTCGGACCTCCATCTGATGGACGGCCAGATGCCGACCATGGAGAGTGGCGACGTCCTCGGCCATGAATTCATGGGCGAGGTGGTCGAGGTCGGCCAGGGTTTCACCAAATTCAAGAAGGGCGACCGCATCGTCGTGCCCTTCAACATCAATTGCGGCGAATGCCGGCAGTGCAAGCTCGGCAATTGGTCGGTCTGCCAGCGCTCGAACCGCAATGCCGAGATGGCGGCCGCGCAGTTCGGCTACACCACCGCCGGCCTGTTCGGCTATTCGCACCTCACCGGCGGCTATGCCGGCGGCCAGGCCGAATATGTGCGTGTGCCCATGGCCGATGTGGGACCGATGCTGGCGCCGGAAGGCATCGACGACGAGTCGCTGCTGTTCCTCACCGATATCCTGCCCACCGGATGGCAGGGTGCCGAACATTGCGAGATCAAGGGCGGCGAGATCATCGCGATCTGGGGCGCCGGCCCGGTGGGGTTGTTCGCGATCCAGTCCGCCAAGATCATGGGTGCCGAGCGTATCATCGCCATCGAGACGGTGCCGGAGCGGATCGAACTCGCCCGGAAATACGGCGCCACCGACATCATCGACTTCATGAAAGAGGACGTGTTCGAGCGGATCAAGGAGATCAGCAAGGGTGAGGGCGCCGACGGCGTGATCGACTGCGTCGGCATGGAGGCCAGCGCCGGGCACGGCGTCGCCAGCATCGTCAACACGATCCAGGAAAAGCTCACCTCGACCCAACGCCCCTACGCCCTCATGGAGGCGATCAAGGCGGTCCGACCCTGCGGGATCGTCTCGGTCCCCGGCGTCTATGGCGGCCCGATTCCGGTGAACATGGGCTCGATCGTGCAGAAGGGCCTGACTATGAAGAGCGGCCAGACCCATGTGAAGCGCTACCTCGAGACGCTGACGAAGCTGATCCAAGAGGGCAAGATCGATATGACCTCGATGATCACCCACCGCTCCACCAATCTCGCGGATGGCCCCGACCTCTACAAGACGTTCCGGGACAAGAAGGACGGGTGCGTGAAGGTGGTCTTCCACCCGAACTGA